A single Marispirochaeta aestuarii DNA region contains:
- a CDS encoding tetratricopeptide repeat protein — MKRVTHSGVAKTALIISLLLTAGTLLAQAPEFSQAGSDYYRAFYTGPVSRAQNLARQLDAYGELFEEYLHFERTGLKEKLKVRIFSDRESYAGYLEKIIGEPRDSFVYLQYSDPGMNELVGYETGPGFESSLVHHSFIQYLKSFVPHPPLWLQKGMAIYLENSRYVPEQDRAEYRENLAWLKSLKTYIALESEVIPVSILLTMDVAAANSRIESFYAQSWGLIHFLLNSGDKEYNRIIWDTLSSLKKDASRQENETIVIEKGFGWVDKDRFLEDFEEYVRNIKTFPELVQEGIVAYNREDYTTAEELFTRSLELRQNHYIPYYYLGLIEYARQDYSASDNYYQLAMDRGGAAGLIYYARGITAYSARRDDEAKELLSYVIEEDPEGYGVKARELLTRLETDEPEKTAPDGEEAVQDPEEPDDPVSDESEPDAGA; from the coding sequence ATGAAGCGGGTCACACACAGCGGAGTCGCAAAGACGGCTCTGATAATAAGCTTACTGCTGACAGCGGGAACTCTGCTCGCCCAGGCCCCGGAGTTTTCCCAGGCCGGGAGCGATTACTACCGGGCATTCTACACCGGGCCGGTATCCAGAGCTCAGAATCTTGCACGCCAGCTGGACGCCTACGGGGAGCTCTTTGAAGAGTATCTCCATTTTGAACGAACAGGATTAAAGGAAAAACTGAAGGTGAGAATTTTCTCCGACCGGGAGAGCTATGCCGGCTATCTCGAAAAGATCATCGGCGAGCCCAGGGACTCCTTTGTGTATCTCCAGTACAGCGATCCGGGCATGAATGAACTGGTGGGCTATGAAACCGGTCCGGGCTTCGAAAGCTCCCTGGTGCACCACTCCTTTATCCAGTATCTCAAGAGTTTTGTTCCCCACCCTCCCCTCTGGCTCCAAAAGGGCATGGCGATCTACCTGGAAAACTCCCGTTATGTGCCCGAGCAGGATCGCGCTGAATACCGGGAGAACCTGGCATGGCTTAAAAGCCTGAAGACCTATATTGCCCTCGAAAGCGAAGTGATCCCCGTCTCGATTCTGCTTACCATGGACGTGGCGGCCGCCAACAGCCGGATAGAAAGCTTCTATGCCCAGAGCTGGGGACTCATCCATTTTCTTTTGAACAGCGGTGATAAAGAGTATAACCGTATTATCTGGGATACCCTCTCATCCCTCAAAAAGGACGCAAGCCGCCAGGAGAACGAGACCATCGTTATTGAGAAGGGCTTCGGCTGGGTGGACAAGGACCGTTTTCTTGAAGACTTCGAGGAGTACGTACGGAACATAAAGACATTTCCGGAGCTGGTTCAGGAAGGAATTGTCGCCTATAACCGTGAGGATTACACAACAGCGGAAGAACTCTTCACCCGTTCCCTGGAACTCAGACAGAACCATTACATCCCCTACTACTACCTGGGGCTTATTGAATACGCCCGGCAGGATTACAGCGCCTCCGATAACTACTACCAGCTCGCCATGGACAGAGGCGGGGCTGCGGGACTCATTTATTATGCCAGGGGCATTACCGCCTACTCCGCCCGCAGGGACGATGAGGCAAAAGAGCTGCTCAGCTATGTAATAGAAGAAGACCCCGAAGGCTACGGCGTAAAGGCCCGGGAGCTCCTGACCAGACTGGAAACGGATGAGCCAGAGAAAACAGCTCCCGACGGGGAAGAAGCGGTTCAGGACCCCGAGGAACCTGATGACCCCGTATCCGATGAATCAGAACCCGATGCAGGAGCCTGA
- a CDS encoding RnfABCDGE type electron transport complex subunit D, with protein sequence MNTDSLIITTSPHIHHRDTTASIMWRVSAALAPAALWGVYQFGLSSLTVLLVSIASCLLFEYFAGRATGRFTLNDGSAFLTGLLVGMNMPGTIPLFIPVIASAFAILVVKWTFGGLGRNWMNPALAGRVFVFFSWTGDMTTWPVPRALRLDAVTMSTPLSSIKTGLLELTEPVSGPMALLRDLGFPVSDLDMNLTASFRGIFPGLENGYFDLFLGNIPGCIGEASALLLLAGGIYLMLVKIVNWEIVASYAASFVVLIFLFAGIPFGSGLFAGDVLFHILSGGFMLGLLFMATDMVSSPLTKKGMLIYGAGIGFLTFLIRIFGSFPEGVSLAIILMNIFVPMINRYTQPKLFGEVREEAAK encoded by the coding sequence ATGAACACCGATTCCCTTATAATCACGACATCGCCCCACATCCATCACCGGGACACCACCGCATCGATCATGTGGCGTGTCTCCGCCGCCCTTGCACCGGCGGCACTGTGGGGAGTATACCAGTTCGGGCTTTCGAGCCTGACGGTACTGCTGGTTTCCATTGCAAGTTGTCTGCTCTTTGAATACTTTGCCGGACGCGCGACCGGTCGTTTTACCCTGAACGACGGCAGCGCCTTCCTTACCGGGCTTCTGGTGGGAATGAACATGCCCGGCACCATTCCCCTCTTTATTCCGGTTATCGCATCGGCCTTTGCCATCCTGGTGGTCAAGTGGACCTTCGGCGGGCTCGGCCGCAACTGGATGAATCCGGCCCTGGCGGGGCGGGTTTTCGTCTTTTTCTCCTGGACCGGAGATATGACCACCTGGCCGGTCCCCAGGGCCCTGCGTCTTGACGCCGTGACCATGTCGACCCCCTTGAGCAGCATAAAAACGGGCCTCCTGGAGCTGACGGAGCCTGTATCCGGCCCCATGGCCCTGCTGCGGGATCTCGGGTTTCCGGTGAGCGATCTGGATATGAACCTGACAGCCTCTTTCCGGGGTATCTTCCCCGGCCTGGAGAACGGCTATTTTGATCTCTTTCTCGGGAACATTCCCGGCTGCATAGGCGAGGCCTCGGCCCTGCTGCTCCTTGCAGGCGGCATTTACCTGATGCTGGTCAAGATCGTCAACTGGGAGATTGTCGCCTCCTACGCGGCGAGTTTTGTCGTCCTCATCTTTCTCTTTGCGGGAATCCCTTTTGGCTCCGGTCTTTTTGCCGGAGACGTGCTGTTCCATATCCTTTCCGGGGGCTTCATGCTGGGACTCCTTTTTATGGCCACCGATATGGTCTCTTCGCCCCTTACGAAGAAGGGCATGCTGATCTACGGAGCAGGTATCGGTTTCCTGACCTTCCTCATCCGCATTTTCGGTTCCTTCCCGGAAGGGGTTTCCCTGGCGATTATCCTTATGAACATCTTTGTTCCCATGATCAACCGCTATACCCAGCCGAAGCTTTTCGGTGAAGTCCGCGAGGAGGCCGCCAAATGA
- a CDS encoding alpha-amylase/4-alpha-glucanotransferase domain-containing protein, whose amino-acid sequence MPIQKLVLGIRNSLPVGTSEEEFEENYQKVLKPFMTLLYNHPGVYLWNYFSGNLLEWLEERHPEFIMLLNDMSKRKQIELLGGVHYEAFLPLIPSPDRLGQIEYLTTFIRKRFGRRPRGGVLPGDVWEPSLASTLKSAGFDYILLPDSYFANAGCRGKELYMPCYTEDLGKNLIVYPVSTGLSGRIGTIDPGTFIDELSLIYRNTGTEVICLYLNPLGLQDWYDEFFSLLEERSNEMSTFRPVRCTRNLENLGKRYFSSVTFQSMMRWIERRPAGKDQEDLDASVLPAGSYRHFLTRYPEGNALYSKMMYTSLLVNQIRGDRSRKKTAREELWKAQCHSAYWHGRDGGIYRRAFRQAAYYSLLESEKVTKERGIFKPSIFTTDFDMDGNQEYLYRGTNINAYVHRFGGGLIELDYFPASWNYCATMARHEELYLNDELPTDSVPRYSFLDHISDRALVQEDLKHGVVPDIADLSRKVYEQDAFHRETREVKLKVDGSIKTEEGELPVVLHKQYSFKKNIFMVGYHLSTGAPNSREFYFNTELNFAFTSPGNLRIQLNENSAEGMTLLLEDRGINSRISLSCQTPFTWHSLPMNIPYLTEGGIVEEYQQHMLVLGWKILPDMEIPWTVEVQVKLDKI is encoded by the coding sequence ATGCCGATTCAAAAGTTGGTGCTTGGAATACGAAACAGTCTTCCTGTCGGAACATCGGAGGAGGAGTTCGAAGAGAATTATCAGAAGGTCCTGAAACCCTTCATGACTCTCCTCTACAACCATCCGGGAGTGTATCTCTGGAATTACTTCTCAGGGAACCTCCTGGAGTGGCTTGAAGAGCGGCACCCCGAGTTCATAATGCTTTTGAATGACATGTCCAAGCGAAAACAGATCGAGCTTTTGGGGGGGGTGCATTACGAGGCGTTCCTTCCCCTGATACCGAGTCCTGACCGCCTGGGGCAGATTGAATATCTTACAACCTTCATACGAAAGCGCTTTGGCCGTCGTCCCAGAGGAGGGGTCCTTCCCGGAGACGTATGGGAACCCTCCCTGGCGAGTACCCTCAAGAGCGCCGGTTTCGACTACATCCTGCTGCCTGACAGCTACTTCGCCAATGCCGGGTGCCGGGGAAAAGAGCTCTATATGCCCTGTTATACCGAGGATCTGGGAAAGAACCTGATTGTCTATCCCGTATCCACCGGGCTTTCCGGACGTATCGGTACCATCGACCCGGGCACTTTTATCGATGAGCTCTCTCTTATCTATCGGAATACCGGCACCGAGGTTATCTGTCTCTATCTGAATCCTCTGGGGCTTCAGGACTGGTACGACGAGTTTTTCAGCCTCCTTGAAGAGCGCAGCAATGAGATGTCCACGTTCAGACCTGTCCGTTGTACACGGAATCTGGAGAACCTCGGTAAACGGTACTTTTCCAGCGTCACCTTTCAGAGCATGATGCGCTGGATCGAACGCCGACCTGCAGGAAAGGACCAGGAAGATCTGGATGCCTCGGTCCTGCCCGCCGGATCCTACCGTCATTTTCTTACCCGTTACCCGGAAGGAAACGCTCTCTACAGCAAAATGATGTATACCAGCCTTCTGGTAAACCAGATCCGTGGCGACCGCTCACGGAAAAAGACCGCCCGGGAGGAACTCTGGAAGGCCCAGTGCCACTCCGCCTACTGGCACGGAAGGGATGGTGGAATCTATCGCCGTGCTTTCCGTCAGGCCGCCTATTACTCCCTCCTGGAATCAGAGAAGGTCACCAAGGAACGGGGAATCTTCAAGCCCTCGATCTTTACCACTGATTTTGATATGGACGGCAACCAGGAGTACCTGTATCGCGGAACCAATATAAACGCCTATGTCCACCGCTTTGGCGGGGGACTCATCGAGCTTGATTATTTCCCCGCCTCCTGGAATTACTGCGCCACCATGGCCCGGCACGAAGAACTGTACCTCAACGATGAGCTGCCCACCGACAGCGTTCCCAGGTACTCCTTTCTTGATCACATAAGCGACAGAGCCCTGGTTCAGGAAGATCTGAAACATGGGGTGGTCCCGGATATCGCTGATCTGTCCAGGAAGGTGTACGAACAGGATGCTTTCCACCGCGAAACCCGGGAAGTCAAACTCAAGGTGGACGGCAGCATCAAGACAGAAGAGGGCGAGCTGCCTGTAGTTCTCCATAAACAGTACAGCTTCAAAAAGAATATCTTCATGGTTGGCTATCACCTGTCAACCGGTGCCCCCAACAGCAGGGAGTTCTATTTCAATACGGAATTGAATTTCGCGTTTACTTCTCCGGGGAACCTCCGGATCCAGCTGAATGAAAATTCTGCCGAGGGAATGACACTGCTGCTGGAAGACCGGGGCATCAACAGCCGAATAAGCCTGAGCTGTCAGACTCCCTTTACATGGCACAGCCTTCCCATGAATATTCCCTACCTTACGGAAGGTGGAATCGTGGAAGAGTATCAGCAGCACATGCTGGTCCTGGGCTGGAAGATTCTCCCGGATATGGAGATCCCCTGGACGGTCGAGGTCCAGGTAAAGCTGGACAAGATATAG
- a CDS encoding FMN-binding protein: protein MKTITVIGGKLALICAVAAFSLGLVNAVTAPRIEELRRARLQAALAAVVPEGSAGEYEEVAESGVVRGYYPVTSASGEKVGYVLRLVGSGYGGDLNMIASYLKDGTVHSAVLMDNQETPGLGKEAEKPEYMRMFKGTGGEKEVPYRKSQLPQDQADAISGATITFSGIGKALNTGSEFAAEMGGTE from the coding sequence ATGAAGACTATTACAGTAATCGGCGGTAAGCTCGCCCTGATCTGCGCTGTGGCCGCCTTCAGTCTCGGACTTGTCAATGCCGTAACTGCACCGCGCATAGAGGAATTGAGGCGCGCACGCCTTCAGGCAGCCCTGGCTGCTGTCGTTCCCGAAGGCTCCGCCGGAGAGTACGAAGAGGTTGCCGAAAGCGGCGTTGTCCGGGGGTACTATCCGGTAACCAGCGCCTCGGGTGAAAAGGTCGGTTATGTCCTGCGCCTGGTCGGCTCAGGCTACGGCGGCGACCTTAACATGATCGCCAGCTACCTCAAGGACGGTACGGTGCACTCCGCTGTTCTTATGGACAACCAGGAGACCCCCGGGCTGGGAAAAGAGGCGGAGAAGCCTGAATACATGCGCATGTTCAAAGGAACCGGCGGAGAAAAAGAGGTTCCCTACCGTAAGAGCCAGCTTCCGCAGGACCAGGCGGATGCCATCTCCGGCGCAACCATAACATTCAGCGGCATTGGCAAGGCCCTTAATACGGGCAGCGAGTTCGCCGCTGAAATGGGAGGAACAGAATGA
- the rsxE gene encoding electron transport complex subunit RsxE, giving the protein MIREFTKGLFKENPIFVVLLGLCPALGVSTKVINALGMGAGTLFVLVGSNIFVSLLKGFIPEKVRIPAYIVIIASFVTIVEMVMQAYAPDLYNSLGVFVPLIVVNCIILGRAEAFASKNRLLPSVMDALGMGLGFTLGLSAISLVREFFGNGTITIFPIAPLGFDGIIRIPLIYQSPARIMTLAAGALLVIGYLKALLNYYEEKKKDAPKSEKAVKEAALAE; this is encoded by the coding sequence ATGATACGCGAGTTTACCAAGGGACTCTTCAAGGAGAATCCCATATTTGTAGTCCTTCTCGGACTCTGCCCCGCCCTTGGGGTCTCCACAAAAGTCATAAACGCCCTGGGTATGGGAGCGGGCACCCTCTTTGTACTCGTCGGGTCAAACATCTTTGTCTCCCTTCTTAAAGGCTTTATCCCCGAGAAGGTCCGCATCCCGGCCTACATTGTAATAATCGCCTCCTTTGTTACCATCGTGGAGATGGTCATGCAGGCCTACGCTCCTGACCTGTACAACAGTCTCGGGGTTTTTGTTCCCCTTATAGTTGTCAACTGTATTATTCTCGGCCGTGCGGAGGCCTTCGCCAGCAAGAACAGGCTGCTTCCTTCGGTCATGGATGCCCTGGGGATGGGACTGGGATTTACCCTTGGTCTTTCGGCGATCTCCCTGGTGCGCGAGTTCTTCGGTAACGGTACCATTACCATTTTCCCGATTGCACCTTTGGGATTCGACGGTATCATCAGGATTCCCCTGATTTACCAGTCCCCCGCCAGAATTATGACCCTGGCCGCCGGGGCCCTCCTGGTAATCGGCTATCTGAAGGCTCTTCTCAACTACTACGAAGAAAAGAAGAAAGATGCGCCGAAAAGCGAAAAAGCTGTAAAGGAGGCCGCTTTAGCGGAATAG
- the hisS gene encoding histidine--tRNA ligase — translation MASIIQPRVLKGFRDFLPETEIQRRGIVKILEEQFRLFGFVPIDTPILEYTEVLLGKGGGETDKQVYRFEDHGGRDVAMRFDLTVPFARFMAAHVNELYLPFKRYHMAKVFRGENTQRGRYREFMQCDFDIVGTDTASADFEILTMMHDSFHALGVSGVTIRLSHRGIFNRFLAHRGIAKDSAEILRTVDKLSKIGSDAVLELLEELSGKENARAILDFIGAEGDFSAVLEKMEDLAGGEDEDTRRLKDLKAAMARCGIQESFVLDPSITRGLDYYTGVVFETFLDELPQIGSVCSGGRYNNLASLYTKQELPGVGASIGLDRLMAALEEIGSSGRKEAPVEAMVLCMDEEGTGDFHALARRLRAAGIRAEVYPDPRKLGAQFSFAEKKGALAAVLLGEEERKAGTVTVKDLAARKNHGGLSPEEAIKLVRELTKKERN, via the coding sequence ATGGCGTCCATAATCCAACCCCGGGTCCTGAAAGGCTTCCGTGATTTTCTGCCGGAAACGGAAATCCAGCGCCGGGGCATTGTAAAGATACTGGAGGAGCAGTTCCGTCTTTTCGGTTTTGTTCCCATCGATACCCCCATACTGGAATACACCGAGGTTCTTTTAGGCAAGGGAGGCGGAGAGACGGACAAGCAGGTCTACCGCTTTGAAGACCACGGCGGCCGGGATGTGGCCATGCGCTTCGACCTTACCGTTCCCTTTGCCCGTTTCATGGCCGCCCATGTAAACGAACTCTACCTTCCTTTCAAGCGCTACCACATGGCAAAAGTATTCCGCGGCGAGAACACCCAGCGGGGACGTTACCGGGAGTTCATGCAGTGCGATTTCGACATCGTCGGGACAGATACCGCTTCGGCGGATTTCGAGATCCTGACCATGATGCACGACTCTTTCCACGCCCTGGGGGTATCAGGTGTTACGATCCGCCTCTCTCATCGTGGAATATTCAACCGCTTTCTTGCCCACCGGGGCATTGCGAAGGATTCGGCGGAGATTCTCAGGACCGTGGACAAGCTCTCCAAGATCGGTTCCGACGCGGTGCTGGAACTCCTTGAGGAGCTATCCGGGAAGGAGAATGCCAGGGCAATTCTGGATTTCATCGGCGCGGAGGGGGATTTTTCGGCGGTTCTGGAAAAGATGGAGGATCTTGCAGGCGGGGAAGACGAGGATACCCGCCGCCTCAAGGATCTGAAGGCGGCGATGGCAAGGTGCGGAATCCAGGAAAGCTTTGTGCTCGACCCCTCCATAACCCGGGGCCTGGATTACTATACCGGGGTGGTCTTTGAGACTTTTCTGGATGAGCTTCCCCAGATCGGCTCGGTCTGCTCCGGCGGGCGCTACAACAACCTGGCATCCCTCTACACAAAGCAGGAACTGCCCGGAGTGGGAGCCTCCATCGGACTGGACCGGCTGATGGCCGCCCTGGAGGAGATCGGAAGCTCCGGACGGAAAGAGGCCCCGGTGGAAGCCATGGTGCTCTGTATGGATGAAGAGGGTACCGGCGACTTCCACGCCTTAGCCCGCAGACTGCGTGCCGCAGGTATCCGTGCCGAGGTGTATCCGGATCCCCGCAAGCTGGGAGCCCAGTTCAGTTTTGCGGAAAAGAAAGGGGCCCTGGCGGCGGTTCTTCTGGGAGAGGAAGAGAGAAAGGCGGGAACGGTAACCGTAAAAGACCTGGCCGCCAGAAAAAACCACGGGGGTCTTTCTCCCGAGGAAGCCATTAAACTGGTCAGAGAACTGACAAAAAAGGAACGGAACTGA
- the rsxC gene encoding electron transport complex subunit RsxC: MKTINENKTVFTFTRGGIHPPDNKHYSEGIAITDAPVPELFIVPLSQHLGSPAEPVVEAGDTVAYGDLLAKSSGFISANIHSPCAGEVKEFTEIFLPHGGRSKAVVIASDGSAPPDFPETDDWKSMGKEDILKAIADYGIVGMGGATFPAHVKFSLPKGYSAEYLVINGTECEPYLTSDHRLMLEKTEELFKGMRILHSVLEPKEVRIGIEKNKPDAIARMQEFAAKADFPVRVFPLKVKYPQGDEKQLLKAVINREVPSGALPIEVGAVVANIGTVNAVYEAVACKKALYERIVTVSGGGIKKPVNLKARVGTPVSMLIEEAGGTVDETVKLVAGGPMMGFAFFDPETPVTKGTSGILALTEKELRRSRETACISCGRCVAACPMGLNPSRLFKFLDHQEYEEAMAIGLLDCKECGCCGFSCPAHIPLVQGMKGGKYELRRRKARKDAAARA; this comes from the coding sequence ATGAAAACAATAAACGAAAATAAGACCGTTTTTACCTTCACCAGGGGGGGGATCCATCCTCCGGATAACAAGCATTACAGCGAGGGCATCGCCATCACGGACGCGCCGGTCCCCGAACTCTTCATCGTACCCCTCTCTCAGCACCTGGGAAGCCCCGCGGAGCCGGTGGTTGAAGCGGGTGATACCGTGGCCTACGGCGATCTTCTGGCAAAATCCAGCGGGTTTATCTCCGCGAATATACACAGCCCCTGTGCGGGGGAGGTGAAGGAGTTTACCGAGATATTTCTGCCCCATGGCGGAAGATCCAAAGCTGTGGTAATCGCCTCCGACGGTTCCGCTCCTCCGGATTTTCCCGAGACCGATGACTGGAAGTCCATGGGCAAGGAGGACATCCTCAAGGCCATAGCAGACTACGGTATCGTCGGAATGGGCGGAGCGACCTTTCCTGCCCATGTAAAGTTTTCCCTTCCCAAAGGGTACAGTGCCGAATACCTGGTAATAAACGGAACAGAGTGCGAACCCTATCTGACCTCCGACCACCGTCTGATGCTGGAGAAAACCGAGGAGCTTTTCAAGGGGATGAGGATCCTCCATTCCGTGCTGGAACCGAAGGAGGTCCGCATCGGCATAGAGAAGAACAAACCCGACGCCATCGCACGCATGCAGGAGTTCGCCGCTAAAGCCGATTTTCCGGTCCGGGTCTTCCCCCTGAAGGTAAAATACCCCCAGGGAGATGAAAAGCAGCTTTTGAAGGCGGTAATCAACAGGGAGGTCCCGTCAGGAGCACTCCCCATTGAAGTCGGTGCCGTGGTTGCCAACATCGGAACGGTAAACGCCGTATACGAAGCAGTTGCCTGTAAAAAGGCCCTCTACGAACGGATTGTCACCGTATCCGGCGGCGGTATTAAAAAGCCGGTGAACCTGAAGGCGAGGGTAGGTACTCCCGTGAGCATGCTGATCGAGGAGGCAGGCGGAACCGTTGATGAAACCGTCAAGCTCGTAGCCGGCGGCCCCATGATGGGTTTTGCCTTCTTTGATCCCGAAACCCCGGTAACCAAGGGTACATCGGGCATCCTGGCCCTTACGGAAAAGGAGCTGCGCCGCAGCAGGGAGACCGCCTGTATTTCCTGCGGCCGCTGTGTAGCCGCCTGTCCCATGGGACTGAATCCCAGTCGGCTCTTCAAGTTTCTGGACCATCAGGAATATGAAGAGGCCATGGCCATCGGTCTTCTGGACTGCAAGGAGTGCGGCTGCTGCGGTTTTTCCTGTCCCGCCCATATACCCCTCGTTCAGGGCATGAAGGGCGGTAAGTACGAACTGCGGCGACGCAAAGCGCGCAAGGATGCGGCGGCCAGGGCATGA
- the rsxA gene encoding electron transport complex subunit RsxA → MIYIGIFITFVFINNFILTQFLGICPFIGVSKNVESAVGMGFAVIFVMSIATLATWIIYHWILVPLDLTFLRTISFILVIASLVQLVEMVIQKVSPALYKALGIYLPLITTNCAVMGMAVIAVQNNYNALESFIAGFSAGVGFLLAIVLMSTIREKLDSEWIPKPFQGVSIAFITGGLMAMAFMAFDKTLLNNLFPGL, encoded by the coding sequence ATGATCTACATCGGAATATTTATAACCTTTGTTTTTATCAATAATTTCATTCTGACCCAGTTCCTGGGTATCTGTCCCTTTATCGGGGTCTCGAAAAACGTCGAATCCGCTGTGGGAATGGGTTTCGCGGTCATCTTTGTCATGTCCATCGCCACCCTGGCAACCTGGATCATCTATCACTGGATTCTGGTTCCCCTGGATCTTACTTTCTTGAGGACCATCTCCTTTATCCTGGTGATTGCCTCCCTGGTTCAGCTGGTGGAGATGGTGATTCAGAAGGTCTCTCCCGCTCTGTATAAGGCCCTGGGTATCTATCTACCCCTGATAACCACCAACTGCGCCGTAATGGGTATGGCGGTTATCGCGGTACAGAACAACTATAATGCCCTGGAAAGCTTTATCGCCGGTTTCTCCGCGGGGGTGGGCTTCCTGCTCGCCATCGTGCTGATGTCCACGATACGGGAAAAGCTGGATAGCGAATGGATTCCCAAACCCTTTCAGGGAGTCTCCATCGCTTTTATTACCGGCGGGCTGATGGCAATGGCCTTCATGGCCTTCGATAAAACCCTCCTGAACAACCTGTTCCCCGGACTATAG
- a CDS encoding divergent PAP2 family protein: MYRLLSHPVFLSAIFGWFMAQFVKAAVELFKPRSLKSRDVVYSLLWRTGGMPSSHSSTTAALTTSLGFIEGMDSPIFISMLFFSMLVIRDALGVRRSAGLQARALNNLGAELQKRYKIPFHPVKEVHGHTPAEVFIGALLGFFIAVAFCKL, encoded by the coding sequence GTGTATCGCCTTCTCAGTCATCCAGTTTTTTTATCGGCGATCTTCGGCTGGTTTATGGCTCAGTTCGTCAAGGCCGCCGTTGAATTGTTCAAACCCCGTTCCCTCAAATCCCGGGATGTAGTCTACAGTCTTCTGTGGCGTACCGGAGGGATGCCTTCGAGCCACTCCTCGACGACTGCTGCGCTGACCACCTCCCTCGGATTCATCGAGGGAATGGATTCCCCGATTTTCATTTCCATGCTCTTCTTTTCCATGCTTGTCATCCGCGACGCCCTTGGTGTGCGCCGTTCGGCGGGGCTGCAGGCCAGAGCCCTGAACAATCTTGGTGCGGAGCTGCAGAAACGCTATAAAATCCCCTTTCATCCGGTAAAAGAGGTTCACGGACACACCCCGGCGGAGGTTTTTATCGGGGCGCTTCTCGGCTTCTTTATCGCAGTTGCGTTCTGCAAACTGTAA
- a CDS encoding RnfABCDGE type electron transport complex subunit B, with product MSIISALYALAVVGVLGLLFGAGLAVASRVLSVEKDRRIEEVEAVLPGINCGACGFAGCAAYAEGMVKQDAEISLCSPGGQEVMVALGKILGKEVDLTKEKMVAQVHCRGNRERSVYKYDYKGVEDCVSAHILYGGDKVCPYGCLGLGSCIKICPVDAISYDEDNCVWVDKDKCISCGKCVDICPTGVIRMIPYSADRIVACNSTDKGGVTKKYCTVGCIGCKLCEKKSPEGGFQVENFLAKIDYAHKGEREEAAKACPPKCIIAADKK from the coding sequence ATGAGTATTATTTCTGCATTGTATGCATTAGCTGTTGTCGGAGTTCTCGGACTGCTGTTTGGGGCAGGTCTCGCTGTGGCTTCACGGGTTCTGTCGGTTGAAAAGGACCGGCGAATCGAAGAGGTTGAAGCTGTACTCCCGGGAATCAACTGCGGCGCCTGCGGTTTCGCCGGATGCGCAGCCTATGCTGAGGGCATGGTCAAACAGGATGCCGAAATCAGCCTCTGTTCTCCCGGTGGTCAGGAAGTCATGGTTGCTCTGGGAAAAATTCTCGGCAAAGAGGTCGATCTTACAAAGGAAAAGATGGTAGCCCAGGTACACTGCAGGGGCAACCGTGAAAGATCAGTGTACAAGTATGACTATAAGGGCGTGGAAGACTGTGTCAGTGCCCATATACTCTACGGTGGCGACAAGGTATGCCCCTACGGCTGCCTGGGACTCGGCAGCTGCATAAAGATCTGTCCGGTAGACGCGATCTCCTATGACGAGGATAACTGCGTCTGGGTGGACAAGGACAAGTGCATCTCCTGCGGCAAATGTGTCGATATATGCCCCACCGGTGTTATCCGGATGATTCCCTATTCGGCAGACAGGATTGTCGCCTGTAATTCCACCGACAAGGGTGGAGTTACAAAGAAATACTGTACAGTCGGGTGTATCGGGTGTAAGCTATGCGAGAAGAAGTCTCCTGAAGGGGGATTTCAGGTGGAGAATTTCCTGGCTAAAATCGACTATGCCCACAAGGGTGAACGTGAGGAGGCCGCCAAGGCCTGTCCTCCGAAGTGTATAATAGCCGCGGATAAAAAATAA